From Acidithiobacillus sp., the proteins below share one genomic window:
- the ffh gene encoding signal recognition particle protein produces the protein MFDNLTQKLTQTFKNLRGQGRLSEDNIRDALRDVRLALLEADVALPVVKDFIHNVREEAMGEAVVKSLTPGQVFVKIVNDELVKLMGAHNDRLDLSARPPAVILLAGLQGSGKTTTSAKLALWLKDKEKKRVLMVSTDVYRPAAMEQLVHLGKDIAVDVFPTSPDQQPVRIAQDAVEAAQRGVYDVLIVDTAGRLHVDSEMMAEAQALTAAVKPVELLFVVDAMTGQDAVNTAKAFNDALPLTGVILTKADGDARGGAALSVRAITGKPIKFIGIGEKIRKGLEPFYPDRMASRILGMGDIVSLVEQVQQDVDEDQARKMTDKLRSGKGFDLEDFREQLRQLERMGGMASIMDKLPGMGELPAEAQSAMQDGKSMRRLEAMINSMTPGERRHPDIIKASRRRRIAAGSGTTVTEVNRLLKQFEMMQKMFKKMGKGGRGLSRLLGMNPKSMLKGGLPFR, from the coding sequence ATGTTTGACAATCTGACCCAGAAACTGACCCAGACCTTCAAGAACTTGCGCGGCCAGGGACGGCTGAGCGAGGATAATATCCGCGACGCACTGCGCGATGTGCGGTTGGCGCTGCTGGAGGCCGACGTAGCTCTGCCGGTAGTCAAGGACTTCATCCATAACGTCCGCGAAGAGGCTATGGGCGAAGCGGTGGTCAAAAGCCTCACGCCGGGGCAAGTCTTCGTCAAGATCGTCAATGATGAGCTGGTAAAGTTGATGGGGGCGCACAATGATCGCCTCGATCTTAGTGCCCGTCCCCCGGCGGTGATCCTGCTCGCGGGCTTGCAAGGCTCGGGTAAGACCACCACCAGTGCCAAGCTCGCCCTGTGGCTCAAGGACAAAGAAAAGAAGCGCGTGCTGATGGTCAGTACCGACGTCTATCGTCCTGCCGCCATGGAGCAGCTGGTGCACCTCGGTAAAGATATCGCGGTGGATGTGTTTCCCACCAGCCCGGACCAGCAGCCGGTACGCATCGCCCAGGATGCGGTGGAAGCGGCCCAGCGCGGTGTCTATGACGTGCTTATCGTCGACACGGCGGGGCGCCTCCACGTGGACAGCGAGATGATGGCCGAGGCGCAAGCCCTGACCGCCGCGGTCAAACCGGTGGAGTTGCTTTTCGTGGTCGATGCCATGACCGGTCAGGATGCGGTGAATACCGCCAAGGCCTTTAATGATGCCCTGCCGCTGACCGGCGTGATTCTCACCAAGGCCGATGGTGATGCCCGCGGTGGCGCCGCGCTGTCGGTGCGAGCCATTACCGGCAAGCCCATCAAGTTTATTGGTATCGGTGAAAAAATCCGCAAGGGCTTGGAGCCTTTTTATCCGGATCGCATGGCTTCGCGCATTCTGGGCATGGGCGACATCGTCAGCTTGGTGGAGCAGGTCCAGCAGGACGTGGACGAAGATCAGGCCCGGAAGATGACCGACAAGCTGCGCAGCGGCAAGGGCTTCGATCTGGAAGACTTCCGTGAGCAGTTGCGCCAGCTTGAGCGTATGGGCGGTATGGCCAGTATCATGGACAAGCTGCCCGGCATGGGCGAGTTGCCCGCCGAAGCGCAAAGCGCCATGCAGGACGGCAAGTCGATGCGCCGTCTGGAGGCCATGATTAATTCCATGACGCCTGGCGAACGGCGGCATCCGGACATTATCAAAGCCTCGCGACGGCGGCGGATTGCGGCAGGTTCCGGGACGACTGTTACCGAGGTCAACCGCCTGCTTAAGCAGTTCGAAATGATGCAAAAGATGTTCAAAAAAATGGGTAAAGGGGGCCGGGGGCTCAGCCGTTTGTTGGGGATGAATCCCAAATCGATGTTGAAGGGCGGTTTACCCTTCCGTTAG
- the htpG gene encoding molecular chaperone HtpG has protein sequence MTASKETMQFQTEINQLLQLMIHSLYSNKEIFLRELISNASDACDKLRFEALADPTLLTGDSELQVEVDFDPEAGTITVRDNGIGMNRDEVIAHIGTIAKSGTREFFERLSGDQTKDAKLIGQFGVGFYSAFIVADRVSLNTRRAGMEAEHGVRWESDGTGTYTLETLSLPARGTEIVLHLREEERQDLLSAWRLRSIINKYSDHIPLSIRMRKMGEDGKPGDEWETVNKASALWQRSKSEISDDEYKEFYRYVSHDYGDPLTWSHNHVEGRLEYTSLLFIPAKAPFDFWDHNHSHGIKLYVQRVFIMDDAEQLLPRYLRFVRGVIDSSDLPLNVSREILQGNRVIDQMRSGSVKRILSLLEEMAGKEPEKYQTFWNEFGRVLKEGPGEDYSNREQIAKLLRFASSHTDTDTQNVSLADYLARMAEGQDKIYYITADSFLAAKNSPQLELLRKKGIEVLLLSDRVDEWLTSHLPEFEGKALASVAKGALDLGAIETEEERKSQEETEKGAEGLVERIKNALGQRVEAVRVSHRLTSSPACIVLGERDMALYMQQLLKQAGHEISSTKPVLEINPTHPMLVRIEGEKDDTRFAEWSALLLDQAILAEGGQLEDPAGFVARINQLMLALAG, from the coding sequence ATGACCGCCAGCAAGGAAACCATGCAATTTCAGACCGAGATCAATCAGCTATTGCAGTTGATGATCCATTCGCTTTACTCCAACAAAGAGATCTTTCTGCGCGAGTTGATCTCCAATGCCTCTGACGCCTGCGACAAGCTACGTTTCGAGGCATTAGCCGACCCCACCCTCTTAACAGGTGACAGCGAGCTTCAGGTCGAGGTGGACTTCGATCCCGAGGCTGGCACCATTACCGTGCGAGACAACGGTATTGGCATGAACCGCGACGAGGTGATTGCTCATATCGGCACTATCGCCAAGTCTGGAACGCGAGAGTTCTTTGAACGCCTCAGCGGTGATCAGACCAAAGACGCCAAGCTGATCGGCCAGTTCGGAGTAGGTTTTTATTCGGCATTCATTGTTGCGGATCGCGTTAGCCTGAACACGCGTCGCGCCGGCATGGAGGCAGAGCATGGTGTTCGCTGGGAGTCGGACGGTACCGGAACCTATACTCTGGAAACCCTGAGTCTGCCCGCGCGCGGTACCGAAATCGTCTTGCACTTGCGTGAGGAAGAACGCCAGGACCTGCTCAGCGCCTGGCGCTTACGCAGCATCATCAACAAGTATTCGGATCACATACCCCTGTCGATCCGTATGCGCAAAATGGGCGAAGATGGCAAGCCGGGTGACGAATGGGAAACGGTCAATAAGGCTTCCGCGCTCTGGCAACGATCCAAGTCCGAGATCAGCGACGACGAGTACAAGGAGTTTTATCGCTACGTCAGCCACGACTATGGCGACCCTCTGACCTGGAGCCACAACCATGTTGAAGGACGACTGGAGTACACATCCTTACTCTTCATTCCTGCCAAAGCCCCCTTTGATTTTTGGGATCACAACCATTCCCACGGTATCAAGCTCTATGTGCAGCGCGTCTTCATCATGGATGATGCCGAGCAGCTCCTTCCCCGCTACCTGCGCTTTGTGCGCGGTGTGATCGATTCCAGCGATTTGCCTCTTAACGTTTCCCGCGAGATTCTGCAGGGTAACCGAGTCATTGATCAGATGCGCTCCGGGTCGGTGAAACGAATACTGAGTCTCCTGGAGGAAATGGCCGGGAAAGAGCCCGAAAAATATCAGACGTTTTGGAATGAATTCGGACGGGTACTCAAGGAAGGACCGGGCGAGGATTACAGCAACCGCGAACAGATCGCCAAGCTGCTACGCTTCGCCAGCTCGCACACGGACACGGACACGCAAAATGTATCGCTGGCCGATTACCTCGCGCGTATGGCCGAGGGTCAAGACAAAATTTACTACATCACTGCGGACTCCTTCCTTGCCGCCAAAAACAGCCCACAGTTGGAGTTGCTGCGCAAAAAAGGCATCGAAGTATTGCTGCTCAGTGATCGCGTAGATGAATGGCTGACCAGCCATTTGCCCGAATTTGAGGGTAAGGCACTGGCATCCGTCGCCAAAGGTGCGCTTGACCTGGGCGCTATCGAGACCGAAGAAGAACGCAAATCGCAGGAAGAAACCGAAAAGGGTGCTGAAGGTTTGGTGGAACGCATCAAAAACGCCTTAGGCCAGCGGGTGGAGGCGGTGCGCGTCTCTCACCGCCTGACCAGCTCTCCGGCCTGTATCGTCCTAGGCGAGCGGGACATGGCCCTGTACATGCAACAATTGCTCAAGCAGGCCGGCCACGAAATCTCCAGCACCAAACCTGTCCTGGAGATCAACCCTACCCATCCCATGCTGGTACGCATAGAAGGCGAAAAAGATGATACGCGCTTCGCCGAATGGTCAGCACTGTTGCTGGATCAGGCGATTCTGGCTGAAGGGGGACAATTAGAAGATCCTGCCGGTTTCGTCGCTCGCATCAATCAGTTGATGCTTGCGTTGGCAGGTTGA
- a CDS encoding GNAT family N-acetyltransferase: protein MSQFQLAPLDARHDCAAFNSNSESLNRYLREQVTQDVRRRMVACFVALADGKRIAGYYTLASASLLLADLPASTGKKLPRHPTVRMGRLAVDRTFKGQGLGGALLADALVWNVLWSKNGLYYRSQDFLHQCPMRNNRATSTYPNTHFPLVHRRSYPGPNELCDGDVPPGGYSPYRQP from the coding sequence GTGAGTCAGTTCCAGCTTGCGCCGCTCGATGCCAGGCATGATTGCGCTGCGTTCAACAGCAATTCGGAATCGTTGAACCGCTACTTGCGCGAGCAAGTCACCCAAGACGTTCGCCGCCGCATGGTCGCCTGTTTCGTGGCCTTGGCGGATGGAAAGCGCATCGCGGGCTACTACACCTTGGCGTCAGCAAGCCTGCTGCTGGCCGATCTTCCAGCCAGCACCGGCAAGAAGCTACCGCGCCATCCGACCGTTCGTATGGGCCGCTTGGCCGTCGATCGGACATTCAAAGGGCAGGGCCTCGGCGGGGCGCTGCTGGCCGATGCGCTCGTCTGGAACGTACTATGGAGCAAAAACGGGCTATATTACCGCTCTCAAGATTTTCTACATCAATGTCCGATGAGGAATAACCGTGCCACGTCGACCTATCCGAACACTCACTTCCCACTGGTCCATCGCCGATCATATCCCGGCCCCAACGAATTGTGCGATGGTGATGTGCCTCCAGGTGGCTATTCACCTTATCGGCAGCCATAG
- a CDS encoding DUF1778 domain-containing protein translates to MPAAISTARLETRISTDRHAMLKRAAELQGRTMTDFVVGAIQDAAQHAIEHAEVIRLSLANQACFAQALLSPPKPPPALERAFARRSKLLRTE, encoded by the coding sequence GTGCCCGCTGCCATCTCGACCGCCCGTCTCGAAACCCGGATCAGCACGGATCGGCATGCGATGCTCAAACGCGCGGCTGAACTTCAGGGACGCACGATGACCGATTTCGTTGTGGGCGCCATCCAGGACGCCGCGCAGCACGCTATTGAACATGCCGAAGTGATCAGGCTTTCGCTGGCCAATCAGGCGTGTTTTGCACAGGCGCTGCTATCGCCACCGAAGCCGCCCCCAGCCTTGGAACGTGCTTTCGCCCGTCGCAGCAAGCTCTTGCGCACTGAGTGA
- a CDS encoding nickel-dependent hydrogenase large subunit has protein sequence MVKQTVVVDPVTRIEGHLRIEAEVKDGVITGASSSGTMVRGLEIILQGRDPRDAWAFAQRICGVCTLVHGIASVRAVEDALHYPIPQNAQLIRNLMIAAQFVHDHVMHFYQLHALDWVDVLSALQADPAKTAALAQSLSDYPRSSPGYFAEVKDKFTRLAASGQLGLFANGYWGNPAYKLPPEANLMALAHYLDALTWQREVAKLHAVFGGKNPHPNFVVGGVPTAISVSPAALHDGAAVGVGATAVNMTGLEIVQHVIREIHRFVDQVYLPDTLAIAGFYKDWFGKGEGVGNFLTYGEFPSHGINDLDSLMIPRGIILNRDLSTLHPLELRAPDQIQEFVAHSWYSYTVGKDQGLHPFAGQTHLDYTGPQPPYAHLDSAASYSWIKSPRWKGKAMEVGPLARMLVLYASGNQEARTLIDSSLRKLDLPVEALFSTMGRTAARTLESKIIADAMQGWYDQLMANIRADKLETFNPALWEPATWPTEARGVGFTEAPRGALAHWLVLKEGLIDNYQAVVPSTWNAGPRDAAGQDGPYEAALKGTELPEPTQPLEILRTIHSFDPCIACAVHLVDPAGEELLQVKVC, from the coding sequence ATGGTCAAGCAAACCGTCGTTGTCGATCCCGTTACCCGCATCGAGGGACACCTGCGCATCGAAGCCGAGGTCAAGGATGGTGTCATCACCGGCGCTTCCAGTTCCGGGACCATGGTGCGCGGCCTGGAAATTATCCTCCAGGGCCGCGATCCCCGCGACGCCTGGGCCTTCGCCCAGCGCATCTGTGGGGTCTGCACCCTGGTGCACGGCATCGCCTCGGTGCGGGCGGTGGAGGACGCGCTCCATTACCCCATCCCGCAAAACGCCCAGTTGATCCGTAATCTCATGATCGCCGCCCAGTTCGTCCACGATCATGTGATGCATTTCTATCAACTGCACGCCCTGGACTGGGTGGACGTGCTCTCGGCCCTCCAGGCGGATCCCGCCAAAACGGCCGCGCTGGCCCAATCCCTGAGCGATTACCCGCGCTCCTCACCGGGCTACTTCGCCGAAGTGAAAGACAAGTTCACCCGTTTAGCGGCCTCCGGACAACTTGGCCTCTTCGCCAACGGCTATTGGGGCAACCCCGCCTACAAGCTGCCGCCCGAGGCCAACCTCATGGCGCTGGCCCATTACCTGGACGCCCTGACCTGGCAGCGGGAGGTAGCCAAGCTCCATGCCGTCTTCGGCGGCAAGAACCCCCATCCCAACTTTGTGGTGGGTGGCGTCCCCACGGCCATCAGCGTATCACCCGCAGCACTGCACGATGGCGCGGCGGTGGGGGTCGGAGCTACCGCCGTCAATATGACGGGCCTGGAGATCGTGCAGCATGTCATCCGCGAGATCCATCGTTTCGTGGATCAGGTCTACCTGCCCGACACCCTCGCCATCGCCGGTTTTTACAAGGACTGGTTCGGCAAGGGCGAAGGGGTGGGCAACTTCCTGACCTACGGCGAGTTCCCCTCCCACGGCATCAACGACTTGGACAGTCTCATGATCCCCCGTGGCATCATTCTCAACCGGGACCTCTCCACCCTCCACCCCCTGGAGTTGCGCGCCCCCGATCAGATCCAGGAGTTTGTGGCTCATTCCTGGTATTCCTACACCGTGGGCAAGGACCAGGGGCTCCATCCATTTGCAGGACAAACCCACCTGGACTACACCGGACCCCAACCGCCCTACGCGCATCTGGACAGCGCGGCCAGCTATTCCTGGATCAAGTCGCCGCGTTGGAAGGGTAAGGCGATGGAGGTGGGGCCTCTGGCCCGGATGCTGGTCCTTTATGCCAGCGGCAACCAGGAGGCCCGCACCCTGATTGACAGCAGCCTGCGCAAGCTGGACCTGCCCGTCGAGGCCCTCTTTTCCACCATGGGGCGGACCGCCGCCCGTACCCTGGAAAGTAAGATCATCGCTGACGCCATGCAGGGCTGGTACGATCAGCTTATGGCCAATATCCGTGCCGACAAACTTGAAACCTTCAACCCGGCCCTCTGGGAGCCCGCCACCTGGCCCACCGAGGCGCGCGGCGTGGGTTTTACGGAGGCGCCCCGCGGTGCCCTAGCCCATTGGTTGGTCCTCAAGGAGGGTCTCATCGACAACTACCAGGCGGTGGTGCCCAGCACCTGGAACGCTGGCCCGCGAGACGCTGCCGGACAGGACGGCCCGTACGAGGCGGCACTCAAAGGCACCGAACTCCCCGAGCCCACCCAGCCTCTGGAAATCCTCCGCACCATCCACAGCTTCGATCCTTGCATTGCCTGCGCCGTCCATCTGGTGGACCCGGCAGGGGAGGAGCTGTTGCAGGTCAAGGTATGCTGA